AAATAATAGGGTTCTAGAGAGGAAGTATGCATTCAGTTTGTTTTGCAGAACAAAACCAATTTTAGGcagagaataaaggaaaagttttaaaagaaaactaacaaagaaccAAGTGATTTATTGTTATAATTCGATATTCTCCAACGAatctagctttttgtttttgcattttttataaagTACTTCAGATATCATGGCcatgtatttttattctgttctcaAGATCCATTGCTTTCTTGTGAACTTTGGAACTGAGATAACAGTACAGTAGATAGGTGTAGGGGATTGGGGGTAGAGGTAATTAAAGAGCGCAGTCTCTTAATGGCTGTGTGACCCCCCCAGAGTGGATAGGAAGTGACTTATAGCTGGGTAGACATAACTATATCAATGATGAGCTGTGGCTTTGTTTTATGGTCAATTCTGTCCTTCCCAGTATTTCACAGGTTGAAGCAACAGTGTTAGGAagagaaactcaaagaaaaatggaaagtagTGGACAAAACTGTGGTTTATAAGTGATCATTCTCCATCATTCAGTTTCCAGCATCCTTAACTTTTATTCCTcttttgctgtatcctcacaGAATTGCTGGAATCCACAAATACAAAACTGTGGCCATTGAAGCTGACCTTGGAGGTGGCAGCTTggtttatcttgtttattttcatcCTGGAGATCATTCTTATGTGGCTATCCAGCTTTTCCCGTTTCTGGAAGAGTGCCTGGAATGTCTTTGACTTTGTTGTTACCATGTTGGTAAGGATAGAGATCCTGAGGGTTTGTTTATTGGGATGAAGAAGGTGCCTAGGTGAATTGAAAGGACAGGAAAAGTTAacataaaaggaagaaacaaaaatttacctgacttcttttgattttttccccctaaaactAAACATCAGTCATTGCAGGAATTGTTGGTATTAGGAGCAAGGTAGTCTAACCACACATCAGTGCCAACAATAAATAACATCTGCTGGTAACCTTGTACTTACTAAGTACCAGGcactattttaagtgttttacttACATTATCTTGTTTATGCTCCACAACAACCCAATTAAATAACCATGAATTTTATCCCCCTTATATATCTGAACAAGTTGAAGTACAGTGTTTAAGCAACTTAATATAGAAAGGCTGAATGGAAAAATTATCAGAGGATGCTATTCAAGGGATAATGCCAAGGGAACAGCGAAGAGAATGAGATGAAGAAGGTATAACTGTGCTTGGGTGCTTGGCGGTATATTTTACTCATAAACTGTGTGTTTTCTACAGTCCTTGCTTCCTGAAGTTGTGTTGTTGGCAGGGGTAACAGGCCAACCGGTGTGGCTTCAGTTTCTGAGGATCTGCCGGGTGCTGAGGTCACTCAAACTCTTTGCACGATTTCGTCAAATTCGAGTTATTATTTTGGCCCTGGTCAGGGCCCTCAAGGTGATTTGACTGTTGCAAACTAAAGGAGTGGGCAAGGTAGATAAATATGGGGGCTTAACATAGAATATGAAACAAATCTGGGTGGGTCAAAGAAGGCAATGAAACATCCTATGAAATGTTATTGGATCAGAAGGGGCTGGGGCCAGCTCCCACGGTTCAAAGATGACTGGGCTCAGGAGTACAAGTGAGGGTTTGGTGGGGGATTGCCAGGTGGGCTTGAATGGGGTGTTGGTGGAGATCAGCCTAGTCTGGCCCACTTCTGACTTGAGGTCATGGCCTCTAGAGCATGACCTTCCTCTTGATGCTGCTGCTCATCTTCTTCTACATTTTTGCTGTGGCTGGTGTCTACTTCTTTGCAGAGTACACCCGTTCACCTCGTCAGGACCTGGAATACCATATGTTCTTCTCGTAAGCAGAGCTGGGGGATGGCTGGGTGAGGGGAGTGAATTTGGCTAAGAAACCAGGAAGCTTGGCTAAAGTATAGTATGTAAGAAGTGTagtgtgccgggcgcggtggctcacgcctgtaatcccagcactttgggaggccgaggcgggtggatcatgaggtcaagagatcgagaccggccgggcgcggtggctcaagcttgtaatcccagcactttgggaggccgaggcgggtggatcacgaggtcaagagatcgagaccatcctggtcaacatggtgaaacccgtctctactaaaaatacaaaaaattagctgggcatggtggtgcgtgcctgtaatcccagctactcaggaggctgaggcaggagaattgcctgaacccaggaggcggaggttgcggtgagccgagatcgcgccattgcactccagcctgggtaacaagagcgaaactccgtctcaaaaaaaaaaaaaaaaaaaaaaaaaaagaagtgtagtGTATTCTAAGAAACTGAAATAGAACACaataggaagagggaaagagaaagcaaaagaataGTGAGTGATACTAACTCTGATCTTGAGGGTAAGGTAGCTAATTCCAGGTTTATTCTGGGTTTTGCAAATTCAAACCACACTGtcatcagcctttttttttttttttttttttttttttttttgagacggagtttcgctctcgttacccaggctggagtgcaatggcatgatctcggctcaccgtaacctccgcctcctgggttcaggcaattctcctgcctcagcctgctgggtagctgggattacaggcacgtgccaccacgcccagctaattttttgtatttttagtagagacggagtttcaccatgttgaccaggatggtctcgatctcttgacctcgtgatccacccgcctcagcctcccaaagtgctaggattataggcttgagccaccgcacccagccgtcATCAGCCATTTTTAAATGGCCGTACACTCCAGTGGTTAAGCTTGGTTACTATGACTCAGTTATCTCTTTTGAaaaatggggccgggcacggtggctcaagcctgtaatcccagcactttgggaggccgaggcgggtggatcatgaggtcaagagatcgagaccatcctggtcaacatggtgaaaccccgtctctactaaaagtgcaaaaaattagctgggcatggtggcacgtgcctgtaatcccagctactcaggaggctgaggcaggagaattgcctgagcccaggaggcggaggttgtggtgagccgagatcgcaccattgcactccagcctgggtaacaagagcgaaactctgtctcaaaaaaaaaaaaaattagaaaactgtcTAGTTgatgattcattcattttttaaaaattcagtcagtccctatttattgagtatttattatACTCCAGAACTAATGGAATAATGAGAGGTAGTCATAGATTATTCATGATAAAGGAGAATTttggctgggcccggtggcttatgcctgtaatcctagcactttgggaggctgagaccagtggatcaccttaggtcaggaggttgtgaccagcctggccaagatggtgaaaccccatctctactaattggccaggcatggtggtgcatgcctgtaatcccagctacttaggagggtgagacaggagaatcgtttgaatcctggaggcggagattgcagtgagtcaattgcaccactgcactccaggctgagcaagagagcaagactctgtctcaaaaaaaaaaaaaaaaaaaaagaataaaataactacaaaCCGAAGAATGATTAGCTAAAAATTGAGTATGGAAGAAAAGGAGCCAAAAATCAGAAGAAACTACaaagaaatgctttatttttcttggtgaaaccccgtctctactaaaaatacaaaaattagctaggtgtggcggcaggtgcctataatcccagctactctggaggctaaggcaggagaatctcttgaatccaggagttggaggttgcagtgagccaagaccgcgccattggactccggcctgggcaacaagaccaaaactgtctccaaaaaaaaaaaaaaaatacaggtacCATTTTTGAAAGGTTTAAATCTCTGCTTCTGTCTATTCACATGCCTTCTTCTTTAGGGACCTCCTGAATTCCCTAGTGACAGTGTTCATTCTCTTCACCTTGGATCACTGGTATGCACTGCTTCAGGATGTCTGGAAGGTGTCTGAAGTCAGTCGCATCTTCAGCAGCATCTATGTCATCCTTTGGTTGTTGCTTGGCTCCATTATCTTTCGAAATATCATAGTAGCCATGATGGGTAAGCATAGAGGAGGTGAAACTTGTTTGGGAAGGGTGGTTGGGAAGAAATTATTCTGAAAGCTGGGATTGGTGGCTTATGGGTTGAAAGAACCTACTGTAGCAGGAAGGCTTGGGTTCTGGATTGGATATTTCACTTGGATTCTCCCCACCCAAGCCTTCTTCCCAGGTCTAGTCATTACCATCTTCCAACTTCTAATGGTCCTTTGCGGCAGTTACTAACTTTCAGAATATCAGGAAAGAGCTGAATGAGGAGATGGCGCATCGGGAGGTTCAGGTCAAAGCTGACATGTTCAAGCGGCAGATTATCCAGAGGTCTGCTTCTCCATTTTAAACTCCAATGTTTCTTCTCAAGGGtttcttgagttcattttttgtttctacTCCTTGACCCCAGTTTTCCCTTTGTGACAGAAGATTTGCCCCCAGGGATAAGAATTCTCTAGCTCTAGAATATTGCCTGATTCTTCATCCTCTGTGGGGAATCCTCTATTCTTTTTCACCCCTCGACTACGATTTGTTTTCCCTGTTTAGTTTTCTTCACTttgatattaattctttttttttcttaccacacTTTTGCTTGAATATAACCGTCTTTactctcttgattttttttgctttgcagGAGAAAAAACGTGTCACATGAGGCACTGAAGTCAACTCATGGCAAAACAGATGACAGGTTAGGAATATATATGTGAACTGGGATAGAAACACATGAAGGATGAGAGGgtagaaaactaaaaatgaagcTTGGCTTTGAGAGAGCATTCATTCAATAACTGCATATAGTAGTAGGTTGACTAGTGGCACCCAAAATAATGTGTCCATGTCCTacatccctggaacctgtgaatgtgaccttatttgggaaaaaaagatcctaagttaaggatcttgagatgaaatcATCCTAGACTATCCAGGTAGGTCTTAAATCCAATAACAAAGAGATGGAAGATGAGAAGTCACAAAGAATAGGAAAAGGCAATGTGAAAATGGATATAGAGGTTGGGGCTAATGCCACCACAAGCcatgggaagctgaggaatgCCAGGCAGCTGCCAGAAGGTAGAAGAGGCAAGGAACCTTCTccagagcctccagagggagtatgaccctgccaacaccttcatTTCAGACTCTAGCCTCTAGAATTGTAAGGGAATACATTTCTGTCGTTTTTACCTACTAAGtttatagtaatttgttatggcagctacAGGACACTAATACAGGGTGCCTTCAATGAAGCATATACAATTCTAGACCCCAAGTGTTtagcaatgggaaaaaaatgcagaagtataaactcattcactcattaacaaataattattggcCAGATGTAATGGCTtatacttttaatcttttttttttttttttttttttttgagacggggtttcgctcttgttacccaggctggagtgcaatggcgcgatcttggctcaccgcaacctctgcctcctgggttcaggcaattctcctgcctcagcctcctgagtagctgggattataggcacgcgccaccatgcccagctaattttttgtatttttagtagagacggggtttcaccatgttgaccaggttggtctcgatctctcgaccttgtgatccacccgcctcggcctcccaaagtgctgggattacaggcttgagccaccgcgcccggccttatacttttaatcttaacactttgagaggcaaaggcaagaggattgcttgaagttcaagccagaagttcaaggctgcagtgagacatgattacaccactgtactccagcctggacaacagagcaagaccctatctcaaaaaaaattttagcaaggtaggctcagtagctcatgcctataataccagcattttggaaggctgaggtgggcagaccacttgagctcaggagttcaagactaacctaggcaatatggcaaaatcctgtctccaaacaaaaattagctggatgtggtggtgtgcacctgtggtcccagctacttaagaggctgaggtgggaggatcgcttgagcctgggaggttgaggctgtggttagccatgactgtgccactgctctgtagcctgggtgacagagcaagaccttgcccccaaaaacacacaaaaaaatacagaacatatAATTATTGAATACTTGTAGGTGCTTGGGCTGtgtcagtgaacaaaatagacaataaTACCTGCTTCATGGAGCTTATGTATTAGTGGTAAAGAGATTAATAACCAACGAAcatattaagtaaattaatatgttaaaatataagcattatgggaaaattaaaagtagaatacGTGAAGGGGGGTTGGGGGTAGAAGGTGGGATCACAGATGGGTTGTAGTTTTAAACAGGGCAATCAGGGTGACCTCATTGAAAAGGTAATGTGAGAAAAGACTTGAAGGAGGTAAGGGGATTACCATGTGGATGTCTGTAAGAAGAGTGTTataggcagaggaaacagctaaTGCAAAGGTCCTAAGATAGAAGCATGCTTGGTGTTTgagaaacagcaaggaggccatTGTGACTGTAGTAGAGTGAGTAGGGGGAAGACTGCTGGGAAATGAAGTCAGAAAGATAATGGTGACCTGATTCTGTAGGGTTATGGGTGCCATTGTAGGGACTTTGAAATGGGAAGCAGAACAGAGGAGTGAAGTAACTTACATTTAAGACAGATTACTCTGGTTGCTGTGTTGATAGAAGAACaagggaaggagcagagagaTCAGTTGGGAGACTATGCTGCTGCCCAGACAAGAAATGATGACAGCTTAGACCAGAGTGGTACCAGTGAGTTAGTGAGAAAAGATACATTTTGAAAGTAGAATCAGCAGGATTTCTTGATGGACTGGATATGGGAGGGAAGTGAAGAGTTAAGGATGACACATGAATGATTGATGTTGGAAGTGCCTGAGTTTAGAGTTTGGGAGTAGTTTGTCCCTCATTGTCTTATGCCCCAGCTTTAGCGGGTGGTCAGGGCCAGAACTAGAATAATGAATGGTCTAGTCATATCTTGTAAATGTTTGTGAATCCGtacatttctcctttcagttcaaGAGGAGCTGTTCAACAAAAGGAAAGTTCGGACTTATCAGAAGTTTCCGAAGTAGAGTCTGTTTATGAGGCCACTGAAGCGGATGTAGTAACATCTGCTTCAAAACCTGAAGAGACCTTGTCAGAAAAGAAAGAGTACCAGTCTTCCTCCAgtgttttctccacatcctcctccAGTACTTCCTCTTCTGAATCCAGATTTTCTGAATCTGTTGGTGAGTAGAAGAGCTCTAATAATGGCAAAGAGTACACAGAATAATGAGTTTTTCCCATTTGAATTCAGACTCCTTTATAAGACATTTTAGTCTTAAGTGGAGCTCTCCTACTATATCTGCGTTCCAATTTTCTGGTCTTAATTACTTTCTTTGTGCTTCTTAATTTCCCATGTACTTCTTCACTTTCGGTAAGTGTGGCTGTGGCCCTCTTTGCTCATTGTAAAAAGTAGTTTCTTGCTAATGGACTCTTTCCCTCCTTGTTTCCTGTTACCTCTTTTCACCCCACCTTTCCACCCACACCATAGGATTTATCAGCTCTTACCCAGCTTTTACAAATCTAGACATGGTTTTCTGAAGCGTTCCTCCCTACAGGTCATTTGGACTGGGAGACTCTTGTGCACGAGAATCTGCCCGGACTAATGGAAATGGATCAGGATGACCGTGTTTGGCCCAGAGACTCACTCTTCCGATATTTTGAGTTGCTAGAAAAGCTTCAGTATAACCTAGAGGAGCGTAAGAAATTACAAGAATTTGCAGGTATGGAGTTGGGGCAGTCATGGGGACCATGGGAATGTATATAGCATATATAGctgtggagaaggaggagggtgtCCACTATTTTGGCATCTCAGTTTTTCAATTTCTGCCTACACCTAAAATGGGCAAATTCTTGATTTGGTATGTCACATTCTGGGAATGTGTCCCACTTTTCTTTAACAGAGAGAGAACCTAGAAACTGCTTTTTTAGCAGGGGATGCCCAAATCCTATGAGGTATGAGAGCTTATTTCCCCAGGAGAGAATGTCTAATCCCAGTTGTTGGGAATTAGGACAAGGTAGGCTCTTGCTTGATTTGGGCAGCCCACCAGTTTCTGGACGTTTGTTCTCTCTGAAGATTGCATTTCAGACTTGAGCTGCAGGGCCTAAGGCTCAAGCTGGAGAGCTATGGGGATCAGACAGTGAGCAGGAGGCCCTCAAGTGCTCACTGTCCTAACTCCCTAAAGAGGTTTATGAATTATAAACTTCTGTTTGTATCTGCCCCTTCTAATGTCACCCTTATAGAGAGAAGTGTGTGATTTAAATAGCAGAGTTTGATGTAAACTGATAACTATctattcagttatttttcctaaatttcaCCACTCCATGACTAATTTagattaataaaatttttctctaaaagtaaaaacaaaacaaagcaaaacaaaaaaccacagaaGAGTTAGGGGCAgatttttgcaatttaaaatgtgttatctGGGTTTTCACCCTCATACCTAGTTGAAATCAACTCAatgtgaaaataagaaattagggAGGAggactgtgtgtttgtgtgtggtgggCCCAGGTGGGCAATAAGAGGAATTTATAACAACATTGGAACACAGAATTTGGAGCAAGATGTGAAAGACAGGCTTTGCTTACTTCAAAATATTGCCTAAATTTAATCCTGTTCCTCCTAGTCAGTCTTAGCCCTGGCTTCCCACTTATTCTCTGGAGAGGACAgggtgaaaagaaggaaaatgtagcaAGGTAGTTTCTTTAATCCTGATGAACTTGTCTATGGCAAAGAGTACACAGAAGCATATGGCTTAATTTAGAGATAAGAAAAGACTTGCGTGGGAACCCAGAAAAGCAAGGTCTTCAccaaacatttatataaatttatatattttgactaTTCTTAGCTCTCAAGCCTCACAGTCTGTTTCCTTTGCAGTACAGGCACTGATGAACTTGGAAGACAAATAAAGGGATGGATGGCTTCAATATCCTTGGGCCCAGCAAAAGATAAGAGAATTGTTGGAAATagagatttcaaaatataaatgccTGTTCAGATGGAACAATGtctgtttattaaaattaaaaagtataagtGTCTAGGCccggcatgctggctcatgcctataatcctagcaatttgggaggcagaggcggacggatcacctgaggttaggagtttgagaccagcctggccaacatggtgaaaccccatctctactaaaaatacaaaaaaaaataatgaggttggtgtggtggcagatgcttgtaatcccagcaactccttgggaacctgaggcagcagaatcatttgaacctgggaagcagaggctgtagtgagccaagattgtggcactccagcctggacaacagagtgagactctgtctttaaaaaaaaaaaaaagtataagtgTTTAATACTGCTGGTAGCTGCTCAGTAGTCTGTCTCTGAGATAAGGGATATTGAAAGGTGTAAGGTCAAGGAAAAGAGTTCAAGCTGattgtggtgatgcatgcctctagtcccagctatgagctgaggcaggaggattgtttgaggccaagagtttgaggctgcagcaactgcattccagcctgagcaacatagcaagattccgtgtctaaaaaagaaaaattagttagCTCATGCCAGTGGAGTGTGTGCTCCTTAGCTTTCTACCCTTTCTGCAGCCCCTGAATCTGACTCATTTCTTGACTTTATCATTAGAGCTTCCACCCTTCCTGCAACCTCTACTGCCTGATTAGAGTCCTAATTTTACCCTCACCCTCCCTGATGCATATGTAAAGGCCTCTCTGTGGAGTAAGGACATCTTCAGAGCTGTTAATGCAACTAATTGAGAAGTATTGTTTCCATTGCCCATTCTACTGATGTTGCTTCTCTTGTGAACCATTAACTTTAATTGGATATTATTTTTACCTGTTTCTGGGCCAAGAGTCTCTTTATTCCATTTTGCCATTGCTCAGGGCAGTGTTCAAATCAGTAAGTGTTTTACAGGTTTTTAGTGTTAGAAGGGATCTCAGAGTTAATCTGTCTCCCATTAAAGCAGGAACACGTTTAGAACATCACTGAAAGGAGGATTATCCAGGTGATGCTTAGTGTTTCTAGTTATTTGGGATTTATTATCTAGAAGGGATCTCATTCCATTGTTAGAAGACTTAAGTCTTTAgacatgtttattattatttttattgagatggggtttcaccatgttgaccaggatggtctcaatctcttgaccttgtgatctgcccaacttgacctcccaaagtgctgggattacaggtgtgagccaccgtgcctggccaacatgtttattattaaaaattatattactatTGAGTGTTTAACATCTATGAGgatatttacatatttagtatatatatactgtatgtaGGGTATTATgtgtatttcataaaataatcttATATGGAAGATAGCCTCCCATTTTTAGAGATCAGAAAACTAAGGCttaaagaaattaagtaacttgctcaagagtTATATATACTACCACATACCAAGTAAGAGGTAGAGCTAAGGTTCTAACTCGGGTTAAAAATTCTGagttgagaaaaaaatcagtttaagccatttaaacaataaaatagctTACTGGAGACTGATAAGTTCAAAGGTAGTATAGCTTTAGGATTGATTTAATGTAAAAAGTCACTGTTGTTAGAGctgtggttttgtttctctgcaaagaaaaacagttttttgtttttttttttgacaaggagttttgctcttgttacccaggctggagtgcaatggcacaatctcggctcaccacaacctccacctcctgggttcaggtaattctcctgcctcagcctcctgagtagctgggattacaggcatgccccaccatgcccagctaattattttgtatttttattagcaacggggtttcaccatgttgaccaggatggtcttgatctcttgaccttgtgatccgcccgcctcggcttccctaagtgctgggattacaggcttgagccaccatgcctggccccacgtGTTCTTTTTATTCTCAGACTGGCTTCACTTGGGTAGCCAGTTAATTTTCTGAAGCTCCTAGGCTTGCATACCTATTTACCCATATCCAGGGGAATAGAGCCAGTGACTCTTTTCTCAGTCTATGAACAAACCTTTTGAGCTTTGGATCATGTTATTGGTTATTCTTCGAGTGAAGATACTGATTGGGAGGAAGCATGAAGTATCTGGAGTGCCATAATGTTCCATATCTTAATCTGCATGGTGGTTACACaggtgtatatataaatgtaaaaattcaacaaactgtacacttaaaatctGGGCATTAACTCTATGTAAGTCAACCTCCATTCCTCTACAAACACATCCTGAGCACCACTCTGATTGGATCAAGAAGTTAGGTCATATGCTTATGTCTGAACTAATTGTAGAGGTGAGGTGGATGTGATGGAATCACTACTTAAGGCTTTCTCCTGACTGGAGGTAAGGTCAGTAACACCCAACCTTAAGTAAGGGCTGCTACCTAAATAGGGAAAGGATGAAAGGACAATAAGGAGGTAATTATAAAGTCCTCACCTAAGAGTACGTTGGGCaaaaaggccaaggtggggaaaaggcaaattaattaaatgtccagaatagacaaatcttttttttttttttttctttttttgagatggagtcttgctctgttgcccaggctggagtgcactgacgcaatcttggctcactgcaactcctgcctcccaggttcaggcaattctgcctcagcctcccaagtagctgggactacaggtgcgtgccaccatgcccagctaatttttgtattttttgtagagatggggtttcactgtgttagccaggatggtctcgatctcatgacatcatgatccgcctgccttggcctcccaaagttctgggattacaggtatgagccactgcgcatggAGCCCAGAACAGACAAATCAATGAAgagagaaagtagattagtggtttttgaggggttggggagggagaaatTGAGACCGACAGATGATAGGTATAGGGTCTCTTCTGcaggtgatagaaatgttctggaattagatagttcAACAACATAatacagagacagagtctcgctgtgttgccaggcaccaagctggagtgcagtggcgggatctcagctcactacaacctctgcctcccgggttgaggctgaggcagcaattctcctgcctcagcctcccgagtagctgggactacaggcacacgccaccatgtccaattaatttttgtatttttagaacagatggggtttcaccatgttggccaggttggtcttgatctcttgacctcatgatccacctgcctcggccttccaaagtgctgggattacaggaacaacataatatatttaaaaacactgagttgggccaggcacagtggctgacacctgtaaccccagcactatgggaggccgaggcaggcagatcacctgacgtcaggagttcgagaccagcctggccaacatgatgaaactctgtctctactaaaaatacaaaaattagccaggcatggtggcaggtgcctgtaatccgagctactagggagactgagggaggagaattgcttgaacctgggaggcagaggttgcggttagctgagattgtgc
The sequence above is a segment of the Saimiri boliviensis isolate mSaiBol1 chromosome 2, mSaiBol1.pri, whole genome shotgun sequence genome. Coding sequences within it:
- the CATSPER2 gene encoding cation channel sperm-associated protein 2; the protein is MTFDSSIFLADMATYHQEGQMQLPRADAIRSRLIDTFSLIEHLQGLSQAVPRHTVRELLDPSRQKKLMWEDQQQLVRFSVKPQHTGQISQAQRLLSKLHIRCSQRPPLSLWAGWVLECPLFTNFIIFLIILNTIVLMVEIELLESTNTKLWPLKLTLEVAAWFILFIFILEIILMWLSSFSRFWKSAWNVFDFVVTMLSLLPEVVLLAGVTGQPVWLQFLRICRVLRSLKLFARFRQIRVIILALVRALKSMTFLLMLLLIFFYIFAVAGVYFFAEYTRSPRQDLEYHMFFSDLLNSLVTVFILFTLDHWYALLQDVWKVSEVSRIFSSIYVILWLLLGSIIFRNIIVAMMVTNFQNIRKELNEEMAHREVQVKADMFKRQIIQRRKNVSHEALKSTHGKTDDSSRGAVQQKESSDLSEVSEVESVYEATEADVVTSASKPEETLSEKKEYQSSSSVFSTSSSSTSSSESRFSESVGHLDWETLVHENLPGLMEMDQDDRVWPRDSLFRYFELLEKLQYNLEERKKLQEFAVQALMNLEDK